Proteins encoded in a region of the Vicia villosa cultivar HV-30 ecotype Madison, WI linkage group LG5, Vvil1.0, whole genome shotgun sequence genome:
- the LOC131603791 gene encoding uncharacterized protein LOC131603791: MPIVFFSLVYSKKLCTNILIRVQMSLPFQNIDTPLLCKGHFRFLQNGQSQSITLNKAFICRFQKSCAFSLPQAWDAEFIKVSVSSFVFADSNSLCRFHEQAKVHNMCFQFQRTKYEGSSDTTHLFLLEKLVVKDGNPCPKRC, translated from the exons ATGCCAATTGTATTCTTCTCATTGGTCTATTCCAAAAAGTTATGTACTAACATTTTGATTAGAGTGCAAATGTCGCTTCCCTTCCAAAATATTGATACCCCACTCCTCTGCAAAGGTCACTTCAGATTTTTGCAAAACGGACAAAGCCAAAGCATCACCTTGAACAAGGCCTTCATCTGCCGTTTCCAGAAATCGTGCGCGTTTTCCCTCCCTCAG GCGTGGGATGCCGAGTTTATTAAGGTTAGTGTTTCTTCATTTGTTTTTGCAGATTCAAACTCTCTGTGCCGATTTCATGAACAAGCTAAAGTACACAACATGTGCTTTCAATTTCAGAGAACAAAATATGAAGGATCATCCGATACAACGCATTTGTTCCT GTTGGAAAAGCTTGTGGTGAAAGATGGAAATCCTTGTCCAAAGAg GTGCTGA
- the LOC131603792 gene encoding vacuolar protein sorting-associated protein 32 homolog 2-like — protein MFSRIFGKPKQEANTLTTLDKLNETLEMLEKKEKVLLKKAGAEVERAKEFTRAKNKRAAIQCLKRKRLYEQQVEQLGNFQLRIHDQMIMLEGAKATTETVDALRTGAAAMKAMQKATNIDDVDKTMDEINEQTENMKQIQDALSAPIGSAADFDEDELEAELEELEGAELEEQLLQPATTAPAASVQVPAGRQPTRPAHAKPTPEEDELAALQAEMAL, from the exons atgtTTTCGAGGATTTTTGGTAAACCTAAACAGGAAGCCAATACTCTTACAACTTTAGACAAATTAAATGAG ACACTTGAAATGCTAGAGAAAAAGGAGAAAGTGCTTCTTAAAAAGGCTGGGGCAGAAGTTGAAAGAGCTAAAGAGTTCACAAGGGCCAAGAATAAAAGGG CTGCAATACAATGTTTGAAGAGGAAGAGGCTATATGAACAACAAGTAGAGCAGCTTGGAAACTTTCAGTTGCGTATTCATGACCAG ATGATAATGTTGGAAGGTGCCAAGGCAACCACGGAAACAGTTGATGCATTGAGAACTGGAGCGGCTGCTATGAAGGCAATGCAAAAAGCAAC gaatATTGATGATGTTGACAAGACCATGGATGAGATCAATGAACAGACTGAAAACATGAAACAGATTCAGGACGCATTGTCAGCTCCAATTGGTTCAGCTGCTGATTTTGACGAG GATGAATTGGAAGCAGAACTTGAAGAGCTAGAGGGTGCTGAGTTAGAAGAACAGCTTCTTCAGCCTGCAACTACAGCTCCAGCAGCCTCGGTGCAAGTCCCAGCTGGGCGGCAACCTACTCGCCCGGCGCATGCTAAGCCCACTCCAGAGGAGGATGAATTGGCAGCTTTGCAAGCTGAAATGGCACTTTGA